The following are encoded in a window of Pangasianodon hypophthalmus isolate fPanHyp1 chromosome 14, fPanHyp1.pri, whole genome shotgun sequence genomic DNA:
- the foxn1 gene encoding forkhead box protein N1: MSTNPGSFSPAGSSSSPKSIQAALLESSNLQMPLSQCLKPSSTEGSVTSSQRDSVLYRLKSGAAERFRRHSVDGSCVDLESESSKDKRFHPYGRQYSDGEITGSSLYCCLRESKLPESLTPANTDIADLQEQNGWTSLSTTVQSSLFMGAEESTDRMQNRPEDPPSYSSSTHSAYSTLSPLHQQFPGEYSSGGLEVSSRYSYQSLSPQTSRDGSVQPQYPKPIYSYSILIFMALRNSRTGSLPVSEIYSFMTEHFPYFKTAPDGWKNSIRHNLSLNKCFEKVENKKGNSSRKGCLWALNPAKVEKMQEELQKWRRKDPATVRRSMARPELLDHLLGDRPEKPRSLSAQLNNHTHSQFPRVSLPPPYTPTTHQRRPYYSYYSLPSQTVSQQLPYLSSSAPAFSFYPSIPQQPSTELPPRTGSLDSPLPAHTPPSYSTALQTSHSALGGMQELLMEGELSNDIDMLNPSLTDLQLHGCLWEELRNDSLASDPLPLMDVSTTSDQLSPDHVGDCGKGCGSGNGEVNTAGSEAALQTSVSDLYITGLCSSDFSGTDCMSGLHSTTTNTPIALL; encoded by the exons ATGTCTACAAATCCAGGATCATTCTCACCTGCAGGCAGCAGCAGTTCACCCAAAAGCATTCAGGCTGCACTGCTGGAATCATCCAATCTGCAAATGCCACTGTCACAG TGTCTGAAACCCAGCAGCACAGAGGGCTCTGTCACCAGCTCTCAGAGAGACAGTGTCCTCTACAGGCTGAAGAGTGGAGCTGCTGAGCGCTTCAGAAGGCACAGTGTGGATGGGAGCTGTGTGGACCTGGAGTCCGAATCAAGCAAAGACAAGCGCTTTCACCCTTACGGGAGGCAGTACAGTGATGGAGAAATCACAGGATCTTCGCTGTACTGCTGCCTCAGGGAGAGTAAACTACCAGAATCCCTCACTCCGGCTAACACTGACATTGCAGACCTACAAGAGCAGAATGGTTGGACTTCACTCAGCACCACTGTACAGTCCTCTCTGTTTATG GGAGCTGAAGAGAGCACTGATCGGATGCAGAACAGGCCTGAGGATCCACCTAGTTATTCCTCATCTACCCACAGTGCATACAGCACCCTCAGTCCCCTGCACCAACAG TTTCCAGGTGAATATTCATCGGGAGGACTAGAAGTCAGCTCACGCTATTCTTACCAAAGCCTCTCTCCACAAACCAGTCGAGATGGTTCAGTCCAGCCGCAATACCCCAAACCCATCTACTCCTATAG CATTCTCATTTTCATGGCTCTGAGGAATAGCAGGACTGGCAGCCTGCCTGTGAGTGAGATCTACAGTTTCATGACAGAGCACTTCCCCTACTTCAAG ACAGCACCTGATGGCTGGAAGAACTCCATCCGTCACAACCTCTCCTTGAACAAGTGCTTTGAGAAAGTTGAGAACAAGAAGGGGAACTCATCACGGAAGGGTTGCCTGTGGGCTCTCAACCCAGCCAAAGTGGAGAAGATGCAAGAAGAGCTGCAGAAGTGGAGGAGGAAGGATCCTGCGACAGTGCGAAGGAGCATGGCCAGACCAG AGTTACTGGATCATCTTCTGGGTGATAGACCAGAGAAGCCCAGGTCCCTCTCTGCCCAACTcaacaaccacacacactctcagttcCCCAGAGTCAGCCTGCCTCCCCCATACACTCCCACTACTCACCAAAGAAGACCATACTACAGTTATTACAGCTTACCATCACAAACAGTCTCCCAGCAGCTCCCATACCTGTCCTCTAGTGCCCCAGCCTTCTCATTCTACCCCTCCATCCCCCAGCAGCCCAGCACAGAGTTGCCACCTAGGACTGGCAGCCTGGACTCACCCTTACCTGCACATACACCGCCGAGCTACAGCACTGCTCTACAGACCAGCCACAGCGCTTTAGGAGGCATGCAGGAGCTCCTCATGGAGGGGGAGCTGAGTAACGACATAGACATGCTCAATCCAAGCCTAACGGACCTGCAACTCCATG GTTGTCTCTGGGAGGAGCTCAGGAATGACAGTTTGGCTTCAGACCCACTGCCGCTTATGGATGTGTCCACCACATCTGACCAGCTCAGCCCTGATCATGTCGGGGATTGTGGGAAGGGCTGTGGCTCAGGTAATGGGGAGGTGAACACAGCTGGATCAGAAGCAGCACTGCAGACGAGTGTTTCTGATCTCTACATCACTGGACTGTGTTCAAGCGACTTCTCCGGCACAGACTGCATGTCAGGTCTCCATTCCACCACGACAAACACTCCGATTGCCCTTCTTTGA
- the slc46a1 gene encoding proton-coupled folate transporter isoform X2, translated as MEEESDTREILSADPRRPLDEQDAAGRRCGCSGAPPFACPLSVTVEPVLFLSTFSLALQMPLYTQYLWERISEDVGYNGTRGGGGCGNSSAEHDPLQKEVEALTAHWNLYINLGGFLVGLFIVILIGSWSDRAGRRLVLILPSLGLAVQATVYLTVMYLKLPVAWFLLGRICSGLSGDFNAILAGCFAYMADISDKSSRTFRVAILEACLGVAGMFASIIGGKWRHAQGYINPFWLVLATNLATALYAYLFVPESVTPDPGARLFSTQHLRAVYNLYTSGGQRGYRTRLWFYTLCFFLVVTVHFGSRELYVLYELSTPLCWDSELIGYGSAAQHMAYLTSLLGLRVLQHCLDDSCVAILGLVSNIAGLVVFSVANTTGLMFTGYGLCFLLMASTPVLRSKLSKLVDPSEQGALFASVACVEGLCSLVASGVFNSIYPATLHVMKGFPFLFGAILLLFPAGIIG; from the exons ATGGAGGAAGAGTCGGACACGAGAGAAATCCTGTCGGCAGACCCGCGGAGGCCGCTGGACGAGCAGGACGCGGCGGGAAGACGCTGTGGCTGTTCCGGGGCTCCGCCGTTCGCATGTCCGCTTTCAGTGACTGTCGAGCCCGTGCTCTTCCTCTCCACGTTCTCTCTGGCACTGCAGATGCCTCTTTACACGCAGTACCTCTGGGAACGCATTAGCGAGGATGTGGGCTATAACGGTacaagaggaggaggaggatgtggTAATTCATCTGCTGAGCACGACCCGCTCCAGAAG GAGGTGGAAGCTCTAACTGCACACTGGAACTTGTACATCAATCTGGGAGGTTTTCTTGTGGGCCTCTTCATTGTGATCCTGATCGGCTCGTGGAGTGACCGAGCTGGACGGCGTCTTGTCTTGATTCTTCCCAGTTTAGGCCTGGCTGTCCAGGCTACTGTCTACCTGACTGTCATGTACCTGAAACTGCCTGTGGCCTGGTTCCTATTGGGACGAATCTGCAGTGGCCTGTCTGGGGATTTCAATGCCATTCTGGCTGGCTGCTTCGCTTATATGGCCGACATCAGTGACAAGAGTTCTCGCACGTTTCGTGTGGCGATACTGGAGGCATGTCTGGGGGTCGCTGGCATGTTTGCAAGCATAATTGGGGGCAAATGGCGACATGCACAAGG GTATATCAACCCTTTCTGGCTTGTGCTGGCCACAAACCTGGCCACGGCCCTGTATGCTTATCTCTTTGTACCCGAGTCAGTGACTCCTGACCCTGGGGCAAGGCTCTTCTCCACCCAGCACCTCAGAGCTGTCTATAATTTGTATACATCTGGAGGACAGAGAGGATACAGGACCAGACTCTGGTTCTACACCCTCTGCTTCTTCCTGGTGGTCACCGTGCATTTCGGCTCACGGGAGCTGTACGTGCTCTATGAGCTGAGCACACCTCTGTGCTGGGACTCTGAGCTGATTGGGTATGGCTCGGCTGCTCAGCACATGGCCTACCTCACCAGCCTGCTAGGCCTGAGGGTCTTACAGCACTGCCTCGATGACTCCTGTGTGGCCATCCTTGGCTTGGTGTCCAACATAGCTGGCTTGGTGGTGTTTTCAGTTGCAAATACAACAGGTCTCATGTTCACAG GATATGGCCTGTGTTTTCTCCTTATGGCCTCCACCCCAGTCCTGAGATCCAAACTGTCCAAACTAGTGGACCCCTCAGAGCAAG GTGCTCTCTTCGCCTCGGTGGCTTGTGTAGAGGGTCTGTGCTCACTGGTGGCCAGCGGAGTCTTTAACTCGATCTACCCCGCCACCTTACACGTGATGAAGGGCTTTCCTTTCCTCTTTGGAGCCATACTCCTTCTCTTTCCTGCTGGAATAATTGGGTAA
- the sarm1 gene encoding NAD(+) hydrolase SARM1, producing the protein MLLSLAVCLSNIYRRFPMFSSDRLTVPERVNRLQPRILTPDPRSVSPGLHADVQVVLDSSLPALRTAVKTLKSSKDTGDVPKTRQAIAEIFQLVEEAWVLPAVGRQVAEEICHRIRLDGGLESLLQLLRTPAEDITYESAKLLEQILISENRDYVARMGLGVILNLTREQEDAQLARSISGILEHMFKHTEETSAQLIGDGALDALLFWCRGTDPTVLRHCAVALANCAMYGGHRCQRLMIEKQAAEWLFPLAFSKEDELIRFHACLAVAVLAANRELESEVVKSGTLELVEPFIASLDPDEFARSLQDSADSVQGRTAADLQHLLPLLDGTRLEGKCIAAFYLCVESSIKSRQRNTKIFQEIGAVQSLKRIVMYSSNATTLSLAKRALKMMGEDVPRRILSSVPNWKTVEVQTWLQQIGFSAFSDRFQELQVDGDLLLNITEENLMNDLAMTSGITRKRFMRDLRVLKTYANYSMCDPNNLADWLADLDPRFRQYTYSMVQSGVDRNNLLQITDEHLQRDCHIENGIHRTQIIAAARRPARPCFIDSQRTGPDVFISYRRTTGSQLASLLKVHLQVRGFSVFIDVEKLEAGKFEEKLITSVQRARNFILVLSANALDKCMGDTGMKDWVHKEIVTALKGKKNIVPVTDNFQWPDPNSLPEDMRAVLTFNGIKWSHEYQEASIEKILRFLKGGPSQEQLDSSKTCMEPEQNVLPATHEC; encoded by the exons ATGCTCTTGTCTCTCGCTGTTTGCCTTAGCAATATATATCGACGCTTCCCAATGTTCAGTTCGGACAGACTCACTGTTCCTGAGCGGGTCAACCGGCTTCAGCCGCGCATATTGACCCCTGACCCCAGGTCTGTTTCACCTGGCCTTCATGCCGATGTCCAGGTCGTGTTGGATAGCTCACTTCCAGCACTGCGGACTGCCGTGAAAACACTCAAGTCCTCCAAAGACACTGGAGATGTGCCAAAGACTCGGCAAGCTATCGCCGAAATATTCCAGCTTGTTGAGGAGGCCTGGGTTTTGCCTGCGGTTGGCCGGCAAGTGGCTGAGGAAATCTGCCACAGAATACGACTGGACGGAGGTCTGGAGTCACTTCTGCAGCTACTGCGGACACCTGCTGAGGACATCACGTATGAGTCTGCCAAGCTGCTTGAGCAGATTCTGATCTCAGAGAACAG AGACTATGTAGCACGCATGGGCCTCGGTGTGATCCTGAACCTGACCCGTGAGCAGGAGGATGCCCAGCTTGCGCGGAGCATCTCGGGCATCCTGGAGCACATGTTCAAGCACACGGAGGAGACGTCAGCCCAGCTCATTGGAGACGGAGCTCTGGATGCGTTGCTGTTCTGGTGCCGGGGTACAGATCCCACTGTGCTGCGCCATTGTGCCGTGGCTCTGGCCAACTGCGCCATGTACGGTGGGCACCGGTGCCAGCGGCTGATGATCGAGAAGCAGGCAGCTGAGTGGCTCTTCCCGCTGGCCTTCTCCAAGGAGGATGAGCTGATCCGCTTCCACGCATGCTTGGCTGTGGCTGTGCTGGCTGCTAACAGGGAGCTGGAGAGTGAGGTGGTGAAGTCAGGCACGCTGGAGCTAGTGGAGCCGTTCATCGCCTCTCTTGACCCGGATGAGTTTGCGCGCAGCCTGCAGGACAGCGCTGACAGCGTTCAGGGACGCACCGCTGCCGACCTGCAGCACCTGTTGCCCCTTCTGGATGGGACGCGGCTTGAGGGAAAGTGCATCGCTGCTTTCTATCTTTGTGTAGAGAGTAGCATCAAGTCCCGGCAGCGCAACACCAAG ATATTTCAGGAGATTGGAGCAGTTCAGAGCTTAAAGAGGATTGTCATGTACTCAAGCAATGCCACCACGCTCTCTCTGGCCAAAAGGGCCCTGAAGATGATGGGTGAAGATGTTCCACGCCGCATACTCTCCTCTGTTCCTAACTGGAAAACAGTGGAGGTACAAACATGGCTGCAGCAGATTGGCTTTAGTGCCTTCAGTGATCGATTCCAG gAGCTGCAGGTGGATGGAGACCTGCTACTTAACATCACTGAGGAGAACCTGATGAATGACCTGGCCATGACCTCTGGGATCACCCGCAAAAG GTTTATGCGAGACCTGCGGGTACTGAAGACTTATGCTAACTACTCCATGTGTGACCCTAATAATCTGGCCGACTGGTTGGCTGACCTGGACCCACGGTTCCGTCAGTACACCTACAGTATGGTGCAGTCTGGTGTGGATCGTAACAACCTCCTCCAGATAACAGATGAGCACCTGCAGCGGGACTGCCACATAGAGAACGGAATCCACAGAACTCAGATCATCGCTGCTGCGCGCCGACCTGCCAGGCCTTGTTTCATTGACTCACAGCGCACAGGTCCAGATGTGTTCATCAGCTACCGGCGCACCACTGGATCTCAGCTTGCCAG TCTGCTGAAGGTGCACTTGCAGGTGCGTGGCTTCAGCGTTTTCATCGATGTGGAGAAACTGGAGGCAGGCAAGTTTGAGGAGAAGCTGATAACCAGCGTGCAGAGAGCGCGTAACTTCATCCTGGTGCTGTCTGCCAATGCTCTGGACAAATGCATGGGTGACACCGGCATGAAAGACTGGGTTCATAAG GAGATTGTCACCGCCCTCAAAGGCAAGAAGAACATTGTTCCTGTCACTGACAACTTTCAGTGGCCTGATCCCAACTCTCTTCCTGAGGACATGCGCGCCGTTCTGACATTTAACGGCATCAA GTGGTCCCATGAGTATCAGGAAGCCTCAATAGAAAAGATTCTTCGCTTCCTGAAGGGAGGCCCCAGTCAAGAGCAGCTGGACAGCTCAAAGACCTGCATGGAACCAGAGCAGAACGTTCTTCCTGCCACTCACGAATGCTGA
- the slc46a1 gene encoding proton-coupled folate transporter isoform X1 yields MEEESDTREILSADPRRPLDEQDAAGRRCGCSGAPPFACPLSVTVEPVLFLSTFSLALQMPLYTQYLWERISEDVGYNGTRGGGGCGNSSAEHDPLQKEVEALTAHWNLYINLGGFLVGLFIVILIGSWSDRAGRRLVLILPSLGLAVQATVYLTVMYLKLPVAWFLLGRICSGLSGDFNAILAGCFAYMADISDKSSRTFRVAILEACLGVAGMFASIIGGKWRHAQGYINPFWLVLATNLATALYAYLFVPESVTPDPGARLFSTQHLRAVYNLYTSGGQRGYRTRLWFYTLCFFLVVTVHFGSRELYVLYELSTPLCWDSELIGYGSAAQHMAYLTSLLGLRVLQHCLDDSCVAILGLVSNIAGLVVFSVANTTGLMFTGYGLCFLLMASTPVLRSKLSKLVDPSEQGALFASVACVEGLCSLVASGVFNSIYPATLHVMKGFPFLFGAILLLFPAGIIGALWYREKRMNNGETAVN; encoded by the exons ATGGAGGAAGAGTCGGACACGAGAGAAATCCTGTCGGCAGACCCGCGGAGGCCGCTGGACGAGCAGGACGCGGCGGGAAGACGCTGTGGCTGTTCCGGGGCTCCGCCGTTCGCATGTCCGCTTTCAGTGACTGTCGAGCCCGTGCTCTTCCTCTCCACGTTCTCTCTGGCACTGCAGATGCCTCTTTACACGCAGTACCTCTGGGAACGCATTAGCGAGGATGTGGGCTATAACGGTacaagaggaggaggaggatgtggTAATTCATCTGCTGAGCACGACCCGCTCCAGAAG GAGGTGGAAGCTCTAACTGCACACTGGAACTTGTACATCAATCTGGGAGGTTTTCTTGTGGGCCTCTTCATTGTGATCCTGATCGGCTCGTGGAGTGACCGAGCTGGACGGCGTCTTGTCTTGATTCTTCCCAGTTTAGGCCTGGCTGTCCAGGCTACTGTCTACCTGACTGTCATGTACCTGAAACTGCCTGTGGCCTGGTTCCTATTGGGACGAATCTGCAGTGGCCTGTCTGGGGATTTCAATGCCATTCTGGCTGGCTGCTTCGCTTATATGGCCGACATCAGTGACAAGAGTTCTCGCACGTTTCGTGTGGCGATACTGGAGGCATGTCTGGGGGTCGCTGGCATGTTTGCAAGCATAATTGGGGGCAAATGGCGACATGCACAAGG GTATATCAACCCTTTCTGGCTTGTGCTGGCCACAAACCTGGCCACGGCCCTGTATGCTTATCTCTTTGTACCCGAGTCAGTGACTCCTGACCCTGGGGCAAGGCTCTTCTCCACCCAGCACCTCAGAGCTGTCTATAATTTGTATACATCTGGAGGACAGAGAGGATACAGGACCAGACTCTGGTTCTACACCCTCTGCTTCTTCCTGGTGGTCACCGTGCATTTCGGCTCACGGGAGCTGTACGTGCTCTATGAGCTGAGCACACCTCTGTGCTGGGACTCTGAGCTGATTGGGTATGGCTCGGCTGCTCAGCACATGGCCTACCTCACCAGCCTGCTAGGCCTGAGGGTCTTACAGCACTGCCTCGATGACTCCTGTGTGGCCATCCTTGGCTTGGTGTCCAACATAGCTGGCTTGGTGGTGTTTTCAGTTGCAAATACAACAGGTCTCATGTTCACAG GATATGGCCTGTGTTTTCTCCTTATGGCCTCCACCCCAGTCCTGAGATCCAAACTGTCCAAACTAGTGGACCCCTCAGAGCAAG GTGCTCTCTTCGCCTCGGTGGCTTGTGTAGAGGGTCTGTGCTCACTGGTGGCCAGCGGAGTCTTTAACTCGATCTACCCCGCCACCTTACACGTGATGAAGGGCTTTCCTTTCCTCTTTGGAGCCATACTCCTTCTCTTTCCTGCTGGAATAATTGG GGCCCTGTGGTACAGAGAGAAGAGGATGAACAATGGAGAAACTGCAGTGAACTGA